One part of the Glycine max cultivar Williams 82 chromosome 14, Glycine_max_v4.0, whole genome shotgun sequence genome encodes these proteins:
- the LOC100819173 gene encoding mitochondrial succinate-fumarate transporter 1 isoform X1: MKQDVAQDNTNSYPKKSIPPYMKAISGSLGGIMEASCLQPIDVIKTRLQLDRSGNYKGILHCGATISRTEGVRALWKGLTPFATHLTLKYSLRMGSNAVLQSAFKDPETGKVSGHGRFLSGFGAGVLEAVIIVTPFEVVKIRLQQQRGLSPELLKYKGPVHCARMIIREEGFCGLWAGVAPTVMRNGTNQSAMFTAKNAFDVLLWKKDEGDGRVLQPWQSMISGFLAGTAGPICTGPFDVVKTRLMAQSREGGGVLKYKGMIHAIRTIYAEEGLLALWKGLLPRLMRIPPGQAIMWGVADQIIGLYERRYLQLSTL, translated from the exons ATGAAACAGGATGTTGCACAAGATAACACCAACTCATATCCAAAGAAATCAATCCCACCCTACATGAAGGCTATCTCTGGCTCACTTGGAGGGATTATGGAGGCTTCTTGCCTGCAGCCCATTGATGTGATCAAGACCAGATTGCAGCTTGATAGGTCAGGGAATTACAAGGGAATACTGCATTGTGGTGCCACAATTTCACGAACAGAAGGGGTACGGGCTTTATGGAAAGGATTGACACCTTTTGCCACACATTTGACCTTGAAGTATTCACTTCGAATGGGTTCTAATGCTGTACTTCAATCAGCATTTAAGGACCCTGAGACTGGGAAGGTTAGCGGTCATGGGAGGTTCCTTTCTGGGTTTGGTGCTGGGGTGCTTGAGGCTGTTATTATTGTCACTCCATTTGAG GTGGTGAAGATAAGACTGCAGCAGCAGAGGGGTCTAAGCCCAGAGCTTTTGAAATATAAAGGTCCTGTTCACTGTGCTCGCATGATTATTAGGGAAGAAGGCTTCTGTGGTCTTTGGGCTGGAGTTGCTCCTACTGTGATGCGTAATGGGACAAATCAGTCTGCCATGTTTACTGCCAAAAATGCTTTCGATGTGCTTTTGTGGAAGAAAGATGAAGGGGATGGGAGAGTCCTCCAACCATGGCAATCTATGATTTCTGGATTCCTTGCAGGCACAgcagggcctatttgtactggtcCATTTGATGTAGTGAAAACAAGGTTGATGGCTCAGAGCCGAGAAGGTGGTGGTGTACTGAAATACAAGGGTATGATCCATGCCATTAGAACAATATATGCAGAAGAAGGACTTCTTGCCTTATGGAAAGGTCTGTTGCCTCGACTCATGAGGATCCCACCTGGACAGGCCATTATGTGGGGTGTAGCTGATCAAATAATTGGTTTGTATGAGAGGAGATATCTTCAACTTTCAACattgtaa
- the LOC100500670 gene encoding putative alpha/beta hydrolase, whose amino-acid sequence MGSDGVRKPRFLCLHGFRTSGEILKTQLHKWPQSVLDNLDLVFVDAPFPCLGKSDVEGIFDPPYYEWFQFNKEFTEYTNFDECLQYIEECMIKYGPIDGLLGFSQGSILSAALPGLQEKGVALTKVPKVKFLIIVGGAKFRSPSVMDKAYSSSISCPSLHFIGETDFLNKYGAELLESCVEPVVIHHPKGHTIPRLDDKSLKTMMDFIERIKKDVSK is encoded by the exons atgggaaGCGATGGCGTGAGGAAACCAAGATTCCTATGCCTTCATGGGTTCCGAACAAGCGGAGAAATATTGAAAACACAGTTACATAAGTGGCCTCAATCGGTTCTAGACAACCTCGATCTAGTATTTGTGGATGCTCCTTTTCCTTGCCTTGGCAAATCCGATGTAGAAGGCATTTTTGATCCCCCTTACTACGAGTGGTTTCAGTTCAACAAG GAATTTACAGAGTACACCAACTTTGACGAGTGCCTTCAGTACATTGAGGAATGCATGATCAAGTACGGACCTATTGATGGGCTTCTTGGTTTCTCACAG GGATCAATATTATCGGCTGCGCTGCCGGGTCTTCAGGAGAAG GGCGTGGCACTCACGAAGGTTCCGAAAGTGAAATTCCTAATAATAGTAGGAGGGGCAAAGTTTAGGTCACCTTCAGTGATGGACAAAGCATATTCTTCTTCCATTAGCTGTCCCTCCCTCCACTTTATAG GAGAGACAGATTTTTTGAACAAGTATGGGGCTGAACTACTAGAATCCTGTGTTGAACCCGTGGTGATTCACCACCCCAAAGGACACACAATACCAAGATTAG atgataagagcttgaagaccATGATGGATTTCATCGAAAGAATTAAGAAAGATGTCTCAAAATAA
- the LOC100819173 gene encoding mitochondrial succinate-fumarate transporter 1 isoform X2, translating into MKAISGSLGGIMEASCLQPIDVIKTRLQLDRSGNYKGILHCGATISRTEGVRALWKGLTPFATHLTLKYSLRMGSNAVLQSAFKDPETGKVSGHGRFLSGFGAGVLEAVIIVTPFEVVKIRLQQQRGLSPELLKYKGPVHCARMIIREEGFCGLWAGVAPTVMRNGTNQSAMFTAKNAFDVLLWKKDEGDGRVLQPWQSMISGFLAGTAGPICTGPFDVVKTRLMAQSREGGGVLKYKGMIHAIRTIYAEEGLLALWKGLLPRLMRIPPGQAIMWGVADQIIGLYERRYLQLSTL; encoded by the exons ATGAAGGCTATCTCTGGCTCACTTGGAGGGATTATGGAGGCTTCTTGCCTGCAGCCCATTGATGTGATCAAGACCAGATTGCAGCTTGATAGGTCAGGGAATTACAAGGGAATACTGCATTGTGGTGCCACAATTTCACGAACAGAAGGGGTACGGGCTTTATGGAAAGGATTGACACCTTTTGCCACACATTTGACCTTGAAGTATTCACTTCGAATGGGTTCTAATGCTGTACTTCAATCAGCATTTAAGGACCCTGAGACTGGGAAGGTTAGCGGTCATGGGAGGTTCCTTTCTGGGTTTGGTGCTGGGGTGCTTGAGGCTGTTATTATTGTCACTCCATTTGAG GTGGTGAAGATAAGACTGCAGCAGCAGAGGGGTCTAAGCCCAGAGCTTTTGAAATATAAAGGTCCTGTTCACTGTGCTCGCATGATTATTAGGGAAGAAGGCTTCTGTGGTCTTTGGGCTGGAGTTGCTCCTACTGTGATGCGTAATGGGACAAATCAGTCTGCCATGTTTACTGCCAAAAATGCTTTCGATGTGCTTTTGTGGAAGAAAGATGAAGGGGATGGGAGAGTCCTCCAACCATGGCAATCTATGATTTCTGGATTCCTTGCAGGCACAgcagggcctatttgtactggtcCATTTGATGTAGTGAAAACAAGGTTGATGGCTCAGAGCCGAGAAGGTGGTGGTGTACTGAAATACAAGGGTATGATCCATGCCATTAGAACAATATATGCAGAAGAAGGACTTCTTGCCTTATGGAAAGGTCTGTTGCCTCGACTCATGAGGATCCCACCTGGACAGGCCATTATGTGGGGTGTAGCTGATCAAATAATTGGTTTGTATGAGAGGAGATATCTTCAACTTTCAACattgtaa